In the genome of Phycodurus eques isolate BA_2022a chromosome 11, UOR_Pequ_1.1, whole genome shotgun sequence, the window GTACTCAGAACCTCCCCATGATGACAACAGACTCCCTGCAGAGAAGTTACGGAGATGAACAGGATGCTGGCTTTCTCACTCTGAGCCCACTGAGGCCCAGTTTACCTTCTGACTGCACTTCACCAGATTGGGAATGTCTGGCCATCCCGGTTCCTGTCACCGTTGAGCAGGAGAGTGCCGACGGTCTTTCTGTCAGCCTGGGCGACTTGGTGAAACACATGCATCCATACTGCATGACCATTAGCATGGAGGATGATAAGGGCATGCAGATGTTGCCCGAAGGAGGAATCTTACTTGAAGTGGTGGATCAGTGTAAAAATGGAGAGCCAATCCTGGCCATCCAAGACCTCCCATTTCCTCTACCAATTGAAGAGTATACAGAGAATAAGCCAAGGGCAGGTGATGAGGACGATGTAGCTTCTGAGAGCTCAGagcatattgttgttgttgttgatgatgatgacgacgatgaagCCTTCTGTCAAGTTCCGGTGAAAATTCCAGGCTTATGTTCTGATGGGAAAGATAGCATTATGATTAACAAGGAGAAGGAAGACACCCGAGCAAGAAGCCCTTCTCGtaggaaaaggaaaaagaaatgcAAGAAATATTGCCCACCTGTTGAGGGTCGGGTCCTCAGGAGTGCttcaataatacataaaaaacaaGAATTACCCCCAGAGTTGAAAAACAGGCAACTCAAGgaacagaagaaaaacaaaatgccaaaGGATCCAGCTGGTCCTGAAGATCCCTTTCTAAAACTTAAGGTAATAACTTTACGCCAAAGTGAATCCCAAGCAGAAATGATTACTTTGATTCCTGAATCTAGTGTGAAAGCTGTTACGTTTGTGCCACCACAGGCCACAGGACAGTTAAAAGCTGCTGTTCCTGAAAGTCCAGCCCCAGCACTCTCCTCCCAACAGCCAGATAAAATGTCCAAACGGCTGTCCCAAGCTCCTGATGAGATCTCCACCCAACCATCTTTAGTGTCTTTCAGCAACCCAGCAGCTGCTCTTAACACCACAGCGACTGTAGAGGGACCCCTTCCACTGGTGGCTCCTGCAGCTCCAGAGCCAAAGCCCAAGTCCCTCAGTCTGGCAGAGTACAGACAACTTCGGCTGCAGAAGAAGCCTGTTGCGGTTCAAAACCAAGGCGACAACAGCACCAAGTGGCCAAGCCTTCCAGAGCTGCCCAAAGAATTGCCCCCTATCCTCTGTTTGCTTCATCCCAGCCCCAGGGATACTCGGTGGCCCACCTCCCAGGCTGCAAAGCAGGTGGTGGAGGTCAAACCCACCTGGCAACCCCGGGGACCCTGTGCCCCGCCCACGCCTGAGGCGCTGTTAGTGCCACCCGCCTATATGGTCGCCTCAACCAACAAGACTGCTAATGCTGTCCCTACACAGTCAAAAGTGTCAAAAGAAGTATCGAGTCCAAAGCCAAATGTGCCCCAAAAACCTTCAGCTGGTACACCTGATTCTGTCAACACTCTCGTCTCTGAATGCCAGCCAGTGCACCAACCAACAGACAAGTGTCCTAAACTGTCAGAAGACAAGACTGAAGTCACTGAGAGGCTTCCACAGTTTGTCAAAACCACTACACAGACAATCCAATGCAACTCTGCTGCTGTTGTTCCTATTCCCAGTCCCCTGCAGAAGACCCCAGTTTGCCAGAATGTGCCCAAGGTCATTCCTCACTCCACTCCTTCCGCAAACAATTGCAGTAAACCTGCAAAGGCCCCGAcaatgaatcccaaagcctCTTCTACtccatccattaatccattggCTTCCTCAAGTCTTAAATCAAAACTAGTTGTGCTTAAACCAAAACCTCGAGTCGCATCCACGGAGCCAAAGGCAAAGAGTCCCACACAGGAGCTGATTGAGTCCTTCACCGCTGAGATGGGTGAGCTTGTCAATTGCACACCAAAGTCTCTCAATAAGTAATGCTCGTTAAACTATTTGGCAACTGTACATTTAAACGGTTAAGTGACACTACTGACTCACATTCCTAACGATAATCCTAGCTAAAAAGATTTTTGGGACTTTAAAGTTATCATCAAGGTCACCCCTTCTGAATGTTTAATAGTTTGTTTCTCCGATTGTTGCTCTCTCTTTAGCATCAATTTGTGGTTTTAATCATTCACCAGTTTCTGTATGATAGGTATTGAGGCAGCTGATCTGACGAGCCTGTTGGAGCAGTTTGAGGAAACACAAGGTGAGCAAATTAATCCCTTTTACAAGTCCATTGGAgcgatttgtcttttttatagGGAGAACAATCAACACGACATTATGACAGGAGAATCGTGTCCCATTTCTTGGCTTGCAGTTGTAGTTTAAGTTTTCATAGGTTGATTGAGGTGAAGTATTCAGTGTTTCGTCATGGGAGTGAAGAAGCATGTGATTTGACTCATGACTTGGCTCATCACAAAAAAggcagtttattttaaaaatatgtgcaTATACATGGCAGCTTTTTTGTGGGATGTTGTATTTTCTGAAGGTTGCACTCATTCCCTACAGagagctttttttgttgttgatgggTTTTGTTGGGGGCAGAGATGCTGCTTTGTGCTGTGGAATTCTGCCCATTCTGCAAATCCATTTAACTCTCGCCATGCTGTCTTTGTTGGTGGATATACAAGGCTCAACCCCACATTGTGTGTACAGCGACTATACTCAAACGTACATTTAATAGTGTCAATTTGAGTGTTATAGAGCCCTCCTAATGTCTTGACTGGCCGTGACAGTTGCATTGTGCTTGCACTGACATTTCTATCCACTAATAAATCTCTGTTTTGCCATTATCCTTATCTCTCTTCAGCCAAAGAGCAACAAAGTATACTGGAGGTCTGTGGTAGAGCAACAGCTGTAGGAAACTCTAGGTGAGTTACCCTACAGCCATCATGCTGCTCTGTGGGTATGATGGAGTCAAATGTGTACATGTATGGTTGGAGTGACTCCACCTTATTTGCCAAGACCTGCCGCTAATGTCAAGCCTCAGTAATACAATTAGCTTCAAAACTGTGATTCACAGCCACACCTAAATACATACCAGCAAATACATGTGCAATATTAACTTTTGTGCTCACTTTTCAGTGCCGAATTTGCACATGAGAGAACTGTTGTGGAGCGTGTCAGAGCCAATGATCTCTCAAGCCCTGCAGGTAATTCATATGAACCATACAAAGCAAATGAAACGTTTTGTAGAATGATGTACTGTAAGTCCAATTATGTACAGTGGAAACTACAGTtctgccttgagatacgggcCGTCAttcagcattttgttttttgttttactttgacttgcgtGCActaacttgagatacaagcgctgtatgaTCGCAGTGAATTCAAATCAACTCGCGTCACAATAAGTAGCAGTTTGGCAAGTTGtgaacatttaaacaaaaaagacgCTTGAAACTGTTGAATTTAACTTTTACTGTCAAACCAAACATTAAATAAAGATAATTAcatgttatttaaaacaaccaaagtgCGCTGTTTGAAGAACggtctgctatcttaatgctaatacaTCGAAAATCACAAAACAATGACCTGCAATGCACAACACCAGTCGCAGATTCCATATGTCAAAGTCCTTTACTTCACACAAAGTTGGCAAATATTAACTGCAGTTCAGAGCTGATATTTCTATCAGGCCATTGCTTCAAAGAACCAACTCTAAAAGCTCATCATCGACAAGAATAATGGTGTCACTGGTGTTATGTCACTGAATCACTCTATAATACTGGACAAAGGTACTTGGACACTGTCAGTCTTTCTAGTTGATGAGTCTGCTTTTGTCACCTCTGTtcagaaaatgtcacaaaacacacCTAGAGATCTTTTGATATGAACTGAAATGAGGATTAGTGTGGCACACTGACATCACGGCTTATGAAGGCTCGgttaagtcatatttttattgacacCTCAAATTTGTAAATGAATTTGGGTTACCATATCTTCAGATTAGCAGCTTTGCATCACAATTGGCCAACTGCTGTTAATTGTCTGGCATAATAATGGTGCATTCTTGGTGTTCTTTAGCTTTGACTCCTCCAGCCACTCCTCCGCAACAGATGTGGAAACCTCTGGCccctgttgcccttcttggaaaGGCCAAGGCCTCAGAGTCCTCCAAATTGAACCCATCTAAGGCTATTCAGATAGAGGCCCGTCCTCTGACCTCAGCCAGATTCCGTACCAAACCCACTGAAGCTGCCGCCTCTGTGCCTTACGATGTCGTGTGCATGGATCATGATTACTGCCTCCCCAGCAGACATGCTTCTACTGGAGAAGCAGGCAAGCGCTGGAATGTCAAACAGCAGATCTCAATTAAAGCCATCAAGCACCCTATTGCAACCACTACAGTGCCCccgtgtgtccaggagaccaccTGCCAGTTGAACCCCAACACACAAACATCTTTAGCACCTCCAGTGACATTGAATGATGACATTGATAGGATAGAGAGGTCCTCTGTTCTTGAGACTCCAGAAGCTTCTCCAGCGCGGCAGGAGAGCGAATCGACTGAAAGCAGTCTTAGGAAGAGGACTTTTGAGAGGTCCTATCGTTGGCATGCTGCCTCTCGCAGTCCCAGCCCCAAACAGAGGGGGCGAAAACGAAGATCCCAACGTTCCCCCTCGGAGTCCAGCAGCTTTGAGTCTGATTCCCACTCCTCTCGATCTCGGTCGAGATCCCACTTGCCATCCAAGAAAAGGTTAGGTTCACTTTGCACAATATCTAAATTCTCTTTGGATTGTGATTTATAACTCTTCCTCTATAGGTTTCGTCATCGCCGCTCTCGCAGCAGATCCAGCTGTTCATCTCGTTCCTCTTCACGGTCCTCTGTATCCCGCTCTCCTCCCAGGAGGAGAAAATACTCATATTCCTCCTCTCACTCTGGTTCTTGGAGTCGCTCTCGATCGCGGTCTCGTTCTCCCCAAAGACGAACGTCATGCAGGAGAACCAGAACTCTTTGCAGGTACATAGTAGAAACTGCAAATGGTTCTCATGCTCGTTGAATTTGGCTAaaggtgtttgtttttctttagtcCTTCATATCAGAGTACATATGGGTATGCTGCTGAGGATGTGAAGTCTCGCAAAGACAAAGCCATAGTAAGCTTGTACATTTTCATTGGTGGAGTTTCGTGATATAGTTTAACTaaataaatttagaaaactcACTTTACAGGAGGAGAGACGGGTTGTTTACATTGGTCGAATTCGAGGCACAATGACACAAAGGGAGCTCAGAGATCGTTTCTCCTACTTTGGTGAAGTAGAGGATTGTACTCTGCACTTTAGGGAACACGGGTGAGTGCTCCATGTCTCTCGTTTTGGCATACTTGCTGTGTTGCATTGTTACTGAACCCTTTTGGTCTCTCCTGTGACTTTAAGGTTCAAGATACAATGCTAGAGCATATGCAGGCCTGCTCATAACTGGGGCCTCCTGGCTTATGTCTAAGGTTGCTCTTTTAAAAGCAAGCCACAGCTTTAAATGACAACCCATCATGAAGTGAAGTAGTCATCTGTCAATATATGCTAATGCTTTGATCTATTACAGGGACAACTATGGGTTTGTGACTTACTACGAcaccaaggatgctttcacCGCCATTGAAAATGGGAACAAACTGCGCAAGCCTGACGAGCTGCCATTTGATCTGTGCTTTGGTGGAAGGAGGCAGTTCTGCAAAACCACCTATGCTGACCTAGGTAGTAGGCAAGACAAGATGGATGCTCTCAACCTGTTCATCCTTTTCTTTTGAATTGTAATCACTATGCTCATGTTACTTTTCAGATTCTAACAGAGACTATGACCCACCAGCTTCAAAAGGCAAGATGAAGACACTAGACTTTGACACTTTACTGAAGCAGGCCCAGCGAAGTTTGAAGAGGTAACAGGAGGCCTGGCGCAGGAAGCACCAAACTTACCTCAAGAGCAAAACTTGTCTTTTCAGTTTGTTGTggaatttgtttacatttattttgtttgggaAAGTCTAATACCTTCTATCGAAGTGGAAATTTATAGTTAAATgagtaaaacacattaaaaaatgtaatgacaattttgtaatatttaactgtaaaaacaaaatgaaatgtatgaCGAGAATCACTTTTAAGGGTGAAAACAAAAGTGGCATCCTTAAATGTTGCGAGAGGATGTGATacattcaaatgttctgcaaacatcaattaaaaacagGAACCTGAAATGTCTTGTCTGGTCATTTAAGCAAAcatgttgactttttttcccatatcCACTACAGTACACCGCTCCAAGAATGAGTATTGTTTACTGTGATTACAAAATAAGAGATCCAAACCTGTCCTACTACACCTGAACTATTGTGGCAAAAACCTAGTGCCAAAGATATCCCCATTTTTCTACATACATATGGGAGTAAACAAACATTtgacaccccaaaaaaacattggacaCATGGTTAGTGTTCAACTTGATTCATAAGATATACCAGCTGTATAAAAGGGACTTTGCAGATTAAActgcaagatttgaatgtaccCTCCCTTCACCAATCCCACCTGTCACCACCCCTCAAATCTCTgactaaagccacgcccctcactAACATATACATGCACTAGACGCTGACTCGCACTAACAAGCCTACATTTGCCAATGGTGCTAACACTGGTAGTATGACTGATTGgtaatggagtgttactataaGAGTAAATGTTATCGgtttgaagtttttattttttgggtatgtctatcaatgcaaaataaaaaggtgaTATGCTTGGCATTGAGTAGAAATATTCCTAATTCTTTGTGGATTCTGAATTCTCAGATGCCTGAGGTGCCTTGCTCTGGttctttttgcttttcttcTGCCCAGTTCTTTGCAAAggatgtgcatttttttaaattgtattttccaGAGGTCTACCGTAGCTagagcaaagctcctgaagcccaagctaACTGGTCAGTGCGAAGCTGCGCCGGTGTGCCTGCAAGTGATTGACACCTTGTCACTCACTCCTTCTGTCTCTTGATTATTTTTCCTCGGGTACAGTGGTGTCTTTAAGGGTTATCCATATTAGCGGAACAAGATGACAGCTGACTTTTTCCACAGACCATTTTCCTAATGCATTACTGTCAGATCAGAcggacagttttaacaaatattacaacaacaacacatttttaatttaagagTAACGTAAAGTCAAGCGAGACAAACTacaagcaccccccccccccctttttttttttgtgtgtgtgtgtgtgtgaaacagtaCTGGGTCTTTGCTGCATTCCTAATATGGGCTGTGCTACCAAAGATATTTAATACTCATAAGAGAGTTCACGCAATTCCGAGGATGTTTAGCTTTTAACCTTTCACTGATTCTCGTTGCATGATATTGTCGTATAACCGGGACCAAACACTCGACGTTGGTTATATGAtggttatgtatttaaaaatactgcaccactaatataacaatatacGCATGTGGTGCATATTTTAGTAAAATGTATTAGCATTAATTTTCATATTAAAAGGTTACTATGTATTCAGTTAATGTAGTGTTTGCAGCGCATCTTTCTTGAGGATGACcgctaaaataaacacttttttacCACGAAATTGTTTTGTTAATGCGTTGGTGTTTGGCGTTGGCTAATGTGGATGTGAAACATCTTGACGTTGTAAGTGCATTTGTGCGGTTTTGTCGGTCAGATCTGGTTTTGTCTAGTTTGAACTAGTTAGTTGAGCATGCGCACTGGGTGTAAACAGGAAGAACACTGGGAAAAAAACGGAGCAAATCCACCAGAAAGAGACCATCGTAGGCTCGgattaaaccaaaaaaaatgtactgcgGTTCATTTTATATTCACACCCTGAATTCATTTTGTAAACTCTGATCGAGATTCCGATTAAATTAGGCGCGAATAGGTGTGGATATTTGGCTCGCTGAAATCCGAGGTTTTCTCCTGCTGTCTGCTTCGACCGTGACGCGATTGACTTGCTCGACATTCCctttcacaaacaaacaaactgtgcttttcaagtttttttccacgcgtctcTGAGTGGGTTtctaccatttaaaaaaaatggtccaAAAAGATAAGACGCTGGAGACGACACCGGTGGAAGACGAACCGAGCCCCAGCCCAGTCTCGGGAGAGGCTTGTGCCACCGGTGCCGGCCTGTTGGAAGAGTCCGCCGGCATCAGCGTGGAAGCAATGGGccacagaaaattcatcagtgGAGTGGTGGAAGGTACTTTGAGTGATGAGCGTTTTGGAATTGAAAACCTGCAGAAAAATGGGTCAATCGAACTCAATACGCATCATGTAGTCTGCGTTTGTCACCAGAAAACGAGATGTTTCATTTATAGCGGCCATCAGTCTTAGCATCAGCATTACTTTTGTCCAATTTGCCACGTTGAAATAATTAACCTTAGTATGTCATTTACTTTGGCTTGGTGTTTGATTTCACCTACACATTTAAACAGTGTGTTATGCTTTGAATATAATCACGTGCCCATACAATAGAAACCATTCTTTGGTCATTTGTCACTAGACACAAGCAAAATGAAGTGAACCGGTATGTGGCAATGGTTGAAAAGCAGACCAACACCAACGGGCGAAGAAAGCGAATATTTCCGTTCGCAGCACCTCGTGAAAACTGACAGTATGGTTTGTTCATGCAGGCTTTTATGGACGACCGTGGACAATGGAACAGAGGAAAGAGTTGTTCAGgaggtaaaaatgaaaatgtctaCCTGCTTACGTTGTTAGTTACATCATGTTTGTGCATGGGTTCTAATCATTGCCATCACTGTGTTTCACAGGCAGCAGAAATGGGGACTAAATACGTATCTTTATGCTCCCAAAGATGACTACAAACACAGAATGTTCTGGAGGGAATTATACTCAGTGGAGGAAGCAGGTGACTATTGAGAGGAAATGAAGAAATTAATTATACCGTTTCTtaggtgtacagtatatatgccCACAGTGTtaaccattttttccccaattaaCTCTCAGAGCAACTTATGACTCTAATTGGATCAGCCAAAGAGTACGGCATTGAGTTCATTTATGCCATTTCACCTGGACTTGATATCACTTTCTCCAATCAGAAAGAGGTCACAGCACTCAAGAGGAAACTGGACCAGGTATTGTGATGTGTTTACcaataaaacatgcatcaaACCTTTCTgttaaagacaataaaacacCTAATGAATGAGGACAGATAATAAACATTGCGTCATTAATGCACTTTACGCAAAGATTTTCTTGGCAcccaaattttaaatgaaatcatcCACTAAGgctgtttcccaacctttattgagcaaatGCACATATTAAGTTAATCACAAAAAAGTTAAAGgcacaataaaaagaaaaaagaagtcaCAATAAAGGCCTTTTCATACCACACTTGGGAACACACAGCACACACGTGGAtgaacccattcattgtgtatgtgctctGGGGCGGTGATTTCAGAGTGACAACAGCAACAAATTTTGGCAAAGTTGTACAGTAAAAGACATGGAGAATGTGAAGGAAATAATAAAGGCAGTGTCCCAGGGAGTTTTGGGACACATACAAGTGATGTGGTAAAGAGGGCAGAGTGATGGACTGAGCTCTTCACCCTGTTAAATATACCGAGTTGGTTGAAAGTGGTAGAAATGTGATTTAagcatgtgtaaaaataaaaatgttaatagCGTAGCCACACATGCGTCCCTTGTATCATGTCTTATCCACATTGTAAGCACAGCCAGGGCTTTCCTGTGTTACTACTTTACGTCTCCAAACCAGCGGGAAAAGGCACCAGACTACAACTTGTTCAGTAGCCTAGCAACCGGTATCAAATATGGACACAGTGCGCCGTCCTGTACCCTGCCCTGCGGCGAACTCCCCAAAaacagtgcagtgtgaaaattgctttattctgttgtatgaatggcaatagGTGAATACATGGGATAATTTTGCCTTcggccatctagtggaagagcttTTATTagttttgcctgtcactattTGTCACTGGGATAGATAgatgaaaatagggaggttcgTCTACATTATATGTAATGAATAATTTTTGGACCATCTGATGAGTGGTTGGGAGTCACTTCCCTAATGTAATATAAAGTGTTTCAAAACTCAACACAACACTAATGTGACAAGCTTGTGGCAAGTAACCAGTCTGCAGCTTGTGCAGGAAGCTAACGTAATCTACTGCTTCACTCAGTGCTACATTACAAACTGCACCAACATATGGACTAAAACGCACAGGATGTCGGAATCAGGGTTGCATAAAGCCAAAggaaaaagcaaatacaaaaaaagttagTCCAGTAATGTTGGCTGAGTTGGGATCTAGTGAGGTGTGCTGGCTGTTCCTTGTGCAAAATTTgtacatttactttttctttccCCTCCGAACATGAATGGATTTTGGTTGAACTACAGGCGTTACGGCATTTGAGCTACCACTGTATTGTTGGGTATTGTTAACATGCTCATTTTCTGTCTGTAAGGTGACACTGGTTACAAATCATTTGCCTTACCACTGTAATGTTTGATATTATTAACAAGCTCATTTTCTGTCCGTAAGGTGACACACTTTGGTTGCAAATCATTTGCCTTACTTTTTGACGACATCGACCACAACATGTGCCCAGCCGATAAGGAGGTGTTCAGCTCATTTGCACACGCTCAGGTGTCCATCACCAATGAAATCTACCAGTACCTTGGAGAGCCTGAAACTTTCCTCTTCTGTCCCACAGGTATAATTTTACTATTTGAAATCTTATGCTGGTCTATTGTGACCtcattattgattttgttttttcaacgcCCTCACATTCAGAGTACTGTGGAACCTTCTGCTACCCAAATGTGTCTCAGTCTCCCTACCTCCACACAGTAGGAGAGAAGCTGCTGCCTGGTATTGACATTCTGTGGACAGGCATGTGTGACACACCTCCTCACGGGTATCACTCCTGCTGCTATTTAAAGTTGATGCCAACAAGGCTTTTCTGTTCGCAGGACCCAAAGTGGTATCCAAAGACATCACAGTGGAGTCTATAGAGGAAGTTTCTAAGATTTTGAGAAGAGCCCCCGTGATCTGGGACAACATACATGCCAATGACTACGACCAAAAGCGGCTCTTCTTGGGTCCTTACAAGGGCCGATCCACAGAACTCATCCCCAGACTAAAGGGAGTCCTAACCAACCCCAATTGCGAGTTTGAGTCCAACTTTGTTGCCATTCACACTTTGGCCACCTGGTATAAGTCTAATATGAATGGAGTGCGCAAAGATGTCGTCATGAGTACGTACAATCAATTTTTTGGGAAAGAACATTTATTCTTTACAATGCAGCATCATTAAAGCGttgaaattctcttgcttgaCCAGCGGACGGTGAGGACAGCACAGTTTCTATCCAGATTAAGTTGGAGAATGAGGGCAGTGATGAAGAACTGGAGACAGACATGCTGTACAGCCCCCAGCTCGCCCTGAAACTGGCTCTCACCGAGTGGCTTGGGGACTTTGTCGTGCCTCATCAATACAACAGTAAGAGAACTGGTCAATCATTTGCTTCTCTTCCTACTCTGTTGTCGCAGCGTAACCAATGTTATTGGGTTGTCCGCCCTAGGCCGACAGGTGCCTCAGAGCGGTGCCAAAAGTACAGTCATCGACGTGTCCTCCATGGCCCCTCCCTCTCTTTGCTCCGCTACCACGGTGACAACTGTGTTTCAGCAGCCCATAATGTCTGCAGCCATGCCGCCTCACCTACTGGAACCTCACTCCATGGCAAAAACATCCGAGCAGGAAGAGGAGGTAGTGGTTTGGCTTTCAGTAAATAAATGCATCCATCCACTATATGAGGAAATGTGGTAAAAAGATAATCTTTCTTTGGTTTTGGAACTATGCTTACATTTTGTCTGTGGAGGTGGAGAAGAAGGATTCCGATGACGAGCCCATGGAGATGGTGGTGGAAAAGCAGGAGGAGACTGACGCACAAGTAGTCACAGAGCAGAAACTTGAAGGCCCAATCTTGGCTGACAAGATGGCAGAAGATCTAAAGCCCATGGACACAGACAAGGAGAGCTTGGCAGAGTCCAAATCTTCCGAAGAATCCATACAGGAGGATTCTGGGAGTGATATTGCCCCCATGCAGACTGATGATCAGCTCAAACAGGTGCCACGGACAGATTTTAAGCACTTCACCCCATTAGATATCGCTGAATGTGTGCATTGATGTGGTCCCCTCCTAAAAGAGTCTCTTGACCTTGGTTTCTTCCATACAGGAGGTGTTTGTACCAGGTCCCAATGAGAAGCCGCTGTTCACCGTGGAGCCGCTCTCTATCGATGACCTATGCCTGCTTGCAGAACTCTTTTACCTGCCTTACGAGCATGGCCCCAAGGCAATGCAAATGTTGAAAGAGTTTAACTGGCTGAGAGCCAACAGCAGTGTCGTCAGCGTCAACCGCAAGATGAAAGAAGATGAGAAGGTCGGTTAAGTCTTTGGAAataaataggtttttttttttttttttttttttttttttttttaatccctagATCTAGTGGTAGCCCGGTGTGAAGCAAAATGGCGAATGTGTACTACCCATAATGTACATTGGGTGGTGTAGCATCAACTGGAGATGAAGTGAACTTGGACAACGAAGCTGCTGCTTAAAATCCTTTGCATTACTCTTTTGTCCTCCAGGTTGCAGAATGGCAGTTGAGGGCAGAAAAGTTTGAGGACATGTGCTGCTCGGTCATCCAGATGTTCACACGTCTGTCCAATTCGGCCAATCGCACCATCCTGTATGACCTTTACCCTTACATCTGGGACATCAAGAGCATCATTTCTATGGTCAAGTCCTTTGTCCAGTGGCTAGGTGTGTATAAACAGAACCACACAACTCTTTCTTCTCAAGGAACAGGATTAACTTAGCcatacagtggatacggaaCGTATTGTGATCCCTTAAAATTTTCTCTGTTATATTgcggccatttgctaaaataattt includes:
- the oga gene encoding protein O-GlcNAcase isoform X1 → MVQKDKTLETTPVEDEPSPSPVSGEACATGAGLLEESAGISVEAMGHRKFISGVVEGFYGRPWTMEQRKELFRRQQKWGLNTYLYAPKDDYKHRMFWRELYSVEEAEQLMTLIGSAKEYGIEFIYAISPGLDITFSNQKEVTALKRKLDQVTHFGCKSFALLFDDIDHNMCPADKEVFSSFAHAQVSITNEIYQYLGEPETFLFCPTEYCGTFCYPNVSQSPYLHTVGEKLLPGIDILWTGPKVVSKDITVESIEEVSKILRRAPVIWDNIHANDYDQKRLFLGPYKGRSTELIPRLKGVLTNPNCEFESNFVAIHTLATWYKSNMNGVRKDVVMTDGEDSTVSIQIKLENEGSDEELETDMLYSPQLALKLALTEWLGDFVVPHQYNSRQVPQSGAKSTVIDVSSMAPPSLCSATTVTTVFQQPIMSAAMPPHLLEPHSMAKTSEQEEEVVEKKDSDDEPMEMVVEKQEETDAQVVTEQKLEGPILADKMAEDLKPMDTDKESLAESKSSEESIQEDSGSDIAPMQTDDQLKQEVFVPGPNEKPLFTVEPLSIDDLCLLAELFYLPYEHGPKAMQMLKEFNWLRANSSVVSVNRKMKEDEKVAEWQLRAEKFEDMCCSVIQMFTRLSNSANRTILYDLYPYIWDIKSIISMVKSFVQWLDGRIHSTSFYCYWIDSGRWCRSQSSAQFPKGDQEPWAFRGGLAGEFQRLLPIDGANDLFYQPPPSLPTSKIYSIRPYFAKDEASVYKICKEMYYEGMEDAPSSEQESDLIGDKLVGGLLSLSPDYGFVLEDDEGICGYALGTVDVNPFIKKCEISWIPFMQEKYHKPDGQKELTEAEKMILSFHEEEEGLPESFLSNFPSLIKVDIHAKVTDPSVAKSMMGCLLSSLKANGSQGAFCKVRQTDKRMLDFYSKLGCFEVAKMEGFPKDVIIMGRSL
- the oga gene encoding protein O-GlcNAcase isoform X3, with translation MVQKDKTLETTPVEDEPSPSPVSGEACATGAGLLEESAGISVEAMGHRKFISGVVEGFYGRPWTMEQRKELFRRQQKWGLNTYLYAPKDDYKHRMFWRELYSVEEAEQLMTLIGSAKEYGIEFIYAISPGLDITFSNQKEVTALKRKLDQVTHFGCKSFALLFDDIDHNMCPADKEVFSSFAHAQVSITNEIYQYLGEPETFLFCPTEYCGTFCYPNVSQSPYLHTVGEKLLPGIDILWTGPKVVSKDITVESIEEVSKILRRAPVIWDNIHANDYDQKRLFLGPYKGRSTELIPRLKGVLTNPNCEFESNFVAIHTLATWYKSNMNGVRKDVVMTDGEDSTVSIQIKLENEGSDEELETDMLYSPQLALKLALTEWLGDFVVPHQYNSRQVPQSGAKSTVIDVSSMAPPSLCSATTVTTVFQQPIMSAAMPPHLLEPHSMAKTSEQEEEVVEKKDSDDEPMEMVVEKQEETDAQVVTEQKLEGPILADKMAEDLKPMDTDKESLAESKSSEESIQEDSGSDIAPMQTDDQLKQEVFVPGPNEKPLFTVEPLSIDDLCLLAELFYLPYEHGPKAMQMLKEFNWLRANSSVVSVNRKMKEDEKVAEWQLRAEKFEDMCCSVIQMFTRLSNSANRTILYDLYPYIWDIKSIISMVKSFVQWLGCRSQSSAQFPKGDQEPWAFRGGLAGEFQRLLPIDGANDLFYQPPPSLPTSKIYSIRPYFAKDEASVYKICKEMYYEGMEDAPSSEQESDLIGDKLVGGLLSLSPDYGFVLEDDEGICGYALGTVDVNPFIKKCEISWIPFMQEKYHKPDGQKELTEAEKMILSFHEEEEGLPESFLSNFPSLIKVDIHAKVTDPSVAKSMMGCLLSSLKANGSQGAFCKVRQTDKRMLDFYSKLGCFEVAKMEGFPKDVIIMGRSL
- the oga gene encoding protein O-GlcNAcase isoform X2, coding for MVQKDKTLETTPVEDEPSPSPVSGEACATGAGLLEESAGISVEAMGHRKFISGVVEGFYGRPWTMEQRKELFRRQQKWGLNTYLYAPKDDYKHRMFWRELYSVEEAEQLMTLIGSAKEYGIEFIYAISPGLDITFSNQKEVTALKRKLDQVTHFGCKSFALLFDDIDHNMCPADKEVFSSFAHAQVSITNEIYQYLGEPETFLFCPTEYCGTFCYPNVSQSPYLHTVGEKLLPGIDILWTGPKVVSKDITVESIEEVSKILRRAPVIWDNIHANDYDQKRLFLGPYKGRSTELIPRLKGVLTNPNCEFESNFVAIHTLATWYKSNMNGVRKDVVMTDGEDSTVSIQIKLENEGSDEELETDMLYSPQLALKLALTEWLGDFVVPHQYNSRQVPQSGAKSTVIDVSSMAPPSLCSATTVTTVFQQPIMSAAMPPHLLEPHSMAKTSEQEEEVEKKDSDDEPMEMVVEKQEETDAQVVTEQKLEGPILADKMAEDLKPMDTDKESLAESKSSEESIQEDSGSDIAPMQTDDQLKQEVFVPGPNEKPLFTVEPLSIDDLCLLAELFYLPYEHGPKAMQMLKEFNWLRANSSVVSVNRKMKEDEKVAEWQLRAEKFEDMCCSVIQMFTRLSNSANRTILYDLYPYIWDIKSIISMVKSFVQWLDGRIHSTSFYCYWIDSGRWCRSQSSAQFPKGDQEPWAFRGGLAGEFQRLLPIDGANDLFYQPPPSLPTSKIYSIRPYFAKDEASVYKICKEMYYEGMEDAPSSEQESDLIGDKLVGGLLSLSPDYGFVLEDDEGICGYALGTVDVNPFIKKCEISWIPFMQEKYHKPDGQKELTEAEKMILSFHEEEEGLPESFLSNFPSLIKVDIHAKVTDPSVAKSMMGCLLSSLKANGSQGAFCKVRQTDKRMLDFYSKLGCFEVAKMEGFPKDVIIMGRSL